The following nucleotide sequence is from Corylus avellana chromosome ca7, CavTom2PMs-1.0.
taaccaaaaataaaagagagataCCTAAAAACATACTAAAATACACAAAGGAAATTAAAGTATATATCAACTAAGACAAGGGCTACATATAAAGCTTCTGTGGGAGTTATCAAAGTATTAGCTGGGGATTTTCAAGAACATCATTGGCAGATTAACATATTTGGAACTTATATGAAGCATCATCAAATATTATTTCGTCCAAACATCAAGGTAAGTTAACAGTCCTACATAACATATACTCTTAAGAGTAATTAAGTCCTAATAGCAACTGTCATATTGTGTTGGCCATTGTCGCATTATTTCCAAGTGTCTGCATAACATAGATGTGGAACCATGCTATGCACTCAGATGCCACTACAGTTTGAGCAGGCTGTTAAGAACTGATCTTATAGCAAAGAGAGTGACATTTGTACCATCAACATTCCACCAATATAAGAGAAACATTGAAAAACGACAACTAACATTAGCATCATCAATTATTGACCAATGTAAAAGAAACATTAACAAGAAAAGATAATTAATAGAGCTTAAAACACCTTCTTTCCACGAATAACAGCTCCGGACTCTCCCTGGATGACCATGTACTTTATGCCACCAAGGTGTAACCCAGTTGGGGCAAGAGAGCCAGGTTCATCAAAATCTTTGATTATGGCAGCAATTTCTTCAGGCTTGAACTGCATATAAACACGCAAAGGAAGCATATAAATAGGGGACAAGAAAGCAtatctcaaaagtaaaaaatttgcTTGAAATGCAAAAGCCACTTGTCCTCTGCTCTAAAGCACTACCATGCGTAAAGTTATTTAAAGACATGAAAGCTTAAATGGTACAACCCAGTATTAAGTTTTGAATCATAAATCAAAATTCATTACATCAATGGTCATATTCATATAGAAATGCTACATGTACTTCCAACTGCACACTCCCTGACGTGGCAATAAAAACCACCATTGAATTTTGGAACCAATGGCGATCCATCCAaagttcaatgataattttcacTGTTATGTCAAAAAGTGTGCACTTGAAAGTGCATGTAACACTTCTCATTCATATAAGATGATCCATAAGtaaatgcttcttttttttttttttttgggtggtgcCCTGTGATAATCTAGTGAACCTAttgttttcttctaaaagcAAAGTAACGCCCAAAGTTGTATTAATTTCACCACTTGAGTTTCCATGCGGTCTCATTACAAATCAACCGCCAATACAAGTGTGTCCCAATGCATATGATTTAATCAGATAAAGAGCTTCATCCACGTAACTAAGCTTAATGCAGCGTTCAACCTATTCATTCATCagaaaaaccataaaaaaatccaataaattcTTCTCCAATCCGACGTTTTCCTGGAACCGAATGGAGCTCAAACGAATTTCACAGAAATATCCCAATCGAAAACCAAAATCCAACAGAATGTTTTAGAttcttagaatattaattaaataattaaataactaaatcaACAAattcttaaaagcttaagctagtTCGAACCTCATTTTGTTGTTCACCTCCCATTACAATAAAATATTTCACTGTTGGATATCAGTTTGAGCCCATAAGgattgtgttagaatattaattaagtaattaaatcaACTCTTTTGCTGAAGTTTTCTAATATGCGGTGATTTAAGGTAGATTGCaactcaaatcaaataaatttcatCAAAAATGAATTGTAGGACCACAGATCCTCCAAAAACAATCATAAATTGACACGGATCAAATAAAActtggaaaagacaaagaaaaacagCTCTAAAGCCTCTAATCGACTGGTTATAAAGCATTTCCGGGAAGAGATTTTCCACGGAATCAAACAGAGCCAAATGGACTAGTCCACCACACAGATCAAGCCACACATGCCATCGGAAATTATTTCACCAAAGAAAACCGGATAACCAGACAACTAGATCTAACGGAATCCAAAAAGAAAGTTAAGAGAGAGGACCTGAGGGAAGGTGGAGCTTTGGGCCCACACGCTGCCATCGTGACCGATGATGGCAGCGGCGGAGAGATGGTGGCCGTCGATCTCGCACATCAGGTGCTCGTCAACGTACGTTTGCCACGACATCTTTGATTTTCTTCGCTTATTCTTATTTTACgattttttttcgaattttctTCCTATATTCGCCTCTGTGAGAGTTTTTGGTTTAAAGCACAGAACTATAAATAGTGGCACGGGAGCGAGAGGGGAGGGCTCGGTGGGGTCCGCTCGAAGGACCGTTATGATGGTGAGTCGGTGATGTTCTCAGAGCCGTACATTTCAGACATGATTGAATGAGTGCCGTTCACGTTCGGAAAGAGGAGGGTTCTTTGAATACGCACCGTAGCTCTGGCCACGTGGTagctttatatttatttcttttttctttttcttttcttaattgtttctttttttagctGTGGAATTGAATGTGGATCCCACGTGAGTTGGGAGGATAATTCCAAACGGTGCCATGTCAAAGACGATGATCCTAAGTTCCTAACACGAAGTCGTTTTAATTTGCTTATCATTTTATGTACTAAACAGGCTCTTAAAAGTAAAGCAAGAGATTAAACCGAGTCAAACCAAGGACAATTAATCGACATTGGTTCAATTGAGTGGTTGACTCACTATAAAAGAAGCCATAATAAGGTTGAATTATTCTTTTTGATGTCATCTCATTGTAAATAGCAAATCCAATTGcacaataaaatttctttcGGTACCTGCAGAATATCCTATAGCCAGCAGATACCGTAAGAAGGATGCTTCATAAATGACTCTTGACCAACAAATGGCAACTAGAACATAGATTTTCTAAATGTTTAAGCAACAACATTACTGCTTTTCTGCTGGTAGGCCAGGGATCCACCTGACCATAAATCCAACACAACAATTTTACACCTATACGCTCATAAGGGAACCTAATTTTCCAAACACATACAATTAGAGTTAACAATTCACGTAGATGTGTTGGGTTGGGTTTGGTTTGGGTCGGATTGACTTACAGATCGGTCAACTCAAATTtggactatttaattaaattggttaaaTTCTTTAATCTTGACACAACACGATTTAcataacccatttaataaacatgttaTGTTGAGTTGACCTAAATATAATTCATTTGACCCATTCCAACATGTATATGTtaaaattatatgaattttagccttttaaggttttgttttaGTCCACTAACTTCAAGTTTGATTCGTGTCAAATTCGCCAACAAACAATATAGAGAGATATaaagatagagaaaaagaaaaaaaagagaccaTGTTCCAAATTAAAGACTCCATGAGAAAGATTGAGTACCATCTAACCTACTACATGAACACCATGGCAACCAAGGATCCCCTTCAATGCAGACAAGGACAGAGCCACATGGAGGCTAGTATGGGCTGTGACTCTTacaaattgtttaaaaaatctTAATGCATAAGGAAGATTTTGGACTGATTGTTAAATGGCCCCCTACTTGtgttttgttttcacttttgTATTTCAGCGGGAATCTCGCGTTGGTTCCTTTCGTGTAAAAGAATGTAGATtgtaattttagatttttttttttgttagtgtcgacatgttacattgctaatatatcaattttgaCACATTTATGAACTTTAATAGATATAGTTTTTGTGATACACATTGTATgataaattatttcatttctattttaactTGTGTTTACCATATTTTTAGTTCGGCCCCcataataatgatttttttggctccgcctatatatatatatacacgtcaTTAACCGTTAGCGACGTGTCAAAGGGCcgttaccaaaaaataaaatttttgtagtgtgttgTTCAagaacctatatatatatatatatatatatatatatatatatatatatattatcaattgagtgcCTAAGAATACATGTGTCTTATTTAAGAATTAATGAACCCAAGCTAGCTAGCGTTATAATGATAGGCGATAACATCATGGTAAAATTAAGCCAATGTGGATCTCAAAGGCAAATTCAAATGCATATATAACTTTCAGAATATGTTCTCAAAGAAACATCATCAATAGGATCTTCCTGATCAACGCCCCCGTCTCTCTCATTTTCAGCTTCATCATCATTTTCACCTTCCCTTTTCCATTTCATCTTTATCCTCTTGGCCCTACACGTTTAAAATGACTCAGCAACATAGAAATCTAATGAACGAGAAGATGGCGAACTGCCCATGGAAAACCCGAGACTGATAAAGTACAAAGCTTGATTCATATCTGCTATATCTTCTCAAAAGGGTTGCTAAGCGATCTTTGAACAAATGAATTAAGCTGGAATTCTTTTACCTGAGCACTGTGTTCAAGCTTACAATCTAGCATCTGCAGGATCTGTCATATAAATATTATACACGCACTGTTTAATTAAAAGAACATCCAAAGACTTCGTGGTGGTTAAGATAGAACTGTCTACAAAGAAACAGTAGACCGATCAAACAGAAAGATGGTGTCATTTCACCATGATGCCGACAAAATGATTTTTAAGAGTTGGTGCACTTCTATTCATAATGAAAAAACTGTTTCTATGTTTTTGATGAGTGCtgtgttttaagtaatttgttaatgtatttgtcttgaaaacagaaaacaaaggcAGACAGGAATATATGGATTGTATTTTTGACACCAAACTCACCCCAAATCCTAATCCTAAAACTAGAAAATTTCAGAACACCCTGAATGTggataatatttttgaaatccATGACACTTAATTAGAACCTAATAATTCAACAAACACAATATAAAGTAGTCGAGTACCGACAGGCACCATGTTGGAAGTTGGAACCAATCGGTTGAGTATGGAGATCCCACTTAGGCAGTTGTCcctttctctgttttttctcaaaacaacaCTTTGAAGAGGCTGCCCTCCATTAATATAACAAACTAACATGCGCATATCAGGATATGAGGCTTGCAAACATGTGAAAAGCAGAACAACGTACGTGGACTCCTCCAAAGCATATTAaagcaaataattaaaaagagagtaggtattattattattgtatctCATAAAAGCTGCTCTGGGTTCGCATCGAACTATTTTTCTGCTTGGCTGCTACTCTTTCAAACCTGGAAATTTCATTGcctcagaaagaaaaaaaaataaaaaaaccctgGAAATTAATCACATTGTTGCCAGAATGGTCTCTTAGGCTGTGGTTGCCAAAGGACTAAAACAAAAGTCGCTATTATTCCTTTCAAAATCAACTTCagtatttttacttttacatcatattaattactttctattactattcaaataaaaaaatactacaaaataatttttttaattttaattttttaactttttcatacaaaacatgcATTCATACTTTTTTTCCATATCAACCAAATTTATTATAGTTTAGTGCACTTCATTTTTAAGTCGTTTGGCAAAACACAGCCTACTACTTAAGTAAGAGCAAAAAGGCAACGTAAAATAGCCTCAGACGATGACGTAGACCAAAGTACACGTAGTTTCATGCAATCGATTAAATTGATAATTATGAAACAAAGCAGACGAGCCGGAATAAAACTGGcgtattaattttttaattttcatattaaatGAAGGCAAATTAGGGACAAAATACTGTTAATAGAAGTTCAAAAATCTGTTGCAGAAATCTTGCTACAGAGAAATTGCGGCAGGATTTTAATTCGACGTTCCCCCTGGCTCAAGAAAAATTGTGATTAGTCATGGGGCATAAACTTCGCTCGAGCGAGTTTGCGATTTTTTTAACTCGGTCAAGCTATTTTTGTAATGTTCTCTTCAAGGTTGTACGTGTCTCTAACTTTTTCACCATAAGGCGGGTGTGATAGACTAATCGTCTCTCAGTTGTCTTATCATTCTTAGAGTTTTTCTATTTAATATGTGCAAATTCAACTTCTGATCACTACGTCATGCTGCATTAGTTGTTATCAAAACCCAATTATTTTCTACTATGGTGCGAAGATGAGCACATGGAAGACACCATGCAATCATTGGCAATGTGTACGAACGAGATCAAATAACATGTGATGATTAGAACTAAAGGTGCATTTGCATCGAATAGAAGATTGGTTTGATCAATTTGATGTGCTCGCTCTCATCAGATAATCTTTTTTGTCCTTGCTAATAGCTAGAATTATGTGGTAAgcataaatgacaaataaaattCTTGAATCTGCTCCTTCACATTAGCACTAATAATAATACAACACACgtcccctatatatatatatatatatatatatatataaaacaataattaaaaaaaaaaaaaagaattctagGTGGTGGTCCAACGACTCCCAAATTGCCTAAAAGAGTAGTCGAAACACTCTCAAGCTTAGGAGTGGTTCGAAATTTTAAAGTCACTTTTCTAAACCTTAGAGATCGAGCTTATTGCAAATCGGTGctaccactatatatatatatataccaattttaaattggtatattttttttttcaaaaaaaaaaaaagaaatatttgaaaagGAATATTTCTAGCTAGCAAGTTCACgtaatatgattgaaaatggggaaaattATAAAAGCGTCCTGGTGCAAGATAGAGAGATAGGCTCATCATGATCGGGCATGGaaacaaaaaaaggtaaaaaattgtaaaccatTAAACGTGTCACATAAGTCAGGAACAACTTGTCTGCTTATTTAAACTCACcaataaagttgaaataaaattaaagcacATAAAAAACAGTTGGTGCTTTCCACTGTATTCACAGAAGTACCAAAGTCACCCCCAGGCCACCCATTGGTTCCTTGGAAGAATGAGGCACATTGACGACATGCAAATGTCAAAACCAGTTCACTTTTTTTTAGGATACGCTTTGATCACTTCAATGGCCACAGTTCCTCCATGAAAAGGGTGGCTGGGTTAAACGTACTGGACCTTCGATCTGGTCCAGTTGAACCAAGGGCAAATGAGGAAATTTATGGagcataatttgttttttttttttttttaaagggattttattaaacgaaaaatGAAGCACAATGAGCTCTCAGTTGGgctttcatttattaaaaataagagtTTAATAAGTATCAACTAATGTAGTACATTGGGTCCGGTAATTTGAAGGTCCGATTGCCCGCATTAGCCCCCAAGAGATCGCTCCACTGATCACCAATGTTCCCGATGATTGTATATCCCTTCTTCTCAAGCTTCTTCCTCTCAGCTGATTTGTACACCAGGGATGTATTCCCAGTATATGATGAGCCCCTGCAACCCAAAATGTCATTAGCTCTAATATCACACAAAACAACCCGATTCCacaaaatttgatttgatttttataaattaaattaagttgaaataattaatatttcgAGAATAAGGAATATTGTTCTTGAGTGGCTCAATTGTTGTGGGCGGTGGGTGGGATGCATTTTTCAACTAAGACGGCAGGTTTGAGCATGATGAACCTTGCTGCCTAAATAAAGGTGCCCATCACAGATAATGGCAATGGGGCTGAGTTTGGTCTTACGTACCATATTTGTGATGCAcataaaaaatgttatattatAGTATACTCCAACATAATTGAAGGGCACATATTAATAAAATGTAATATTAATATcgtgaataatgttatttagtagattgttatacgacTATTATTTAACtatgatgatgtgacagtgaatATTAGCTTGAGAGTCGTATAATGTAACGGTCTATCAAATGGCATTTATTATTGTCGTTAGCTTACTTGAGTATAAGCTTCTCCCAAGTATCGTATCCAACATGCTTTAGATTGGTTGTGGTGACATTTCTTTGGTCTTCTGCTCTTCCTGTTATGAAGACAACCTTAACCTTAAGAGATAACAGCTTTTTGTACAGCTTCAGGCTCTCCGGCAATGCTGGTGCTTTGCCTTTAAGGACCCATTGGTTGAATGACGTAGAATCATAAGGCTCCGCCCTGAAATTTCAATCTGATTAGTTCCGGCAATGAATATTGCGACTTTTAATTAACCATGAATAAGATTAACATTACTAAAAGTGCTTAATATCCTcccaatgaaaagaaaaagaagtgctTAATATTAGAAGCAATTCATTTCATGCCCtttcggaattttttttttcaactaccttaataaaaaaaactttaagagCTTATCACAAGGTCCCGTGCTAATGAGGCACATGgtttattattgtattattgttaaataaatcgagaaatgctaaataatatatttttatcttgtaATTGTTCAATAATATTGATGTATCACATACTCCAaactaattattaaatttttaattaaaatatcatgtctataactaaataaaattataatatcgAGCATTACTTCAAATAATTATTACACTCATCTCAATCAGATGTTgcaccattaattaattaatgacaaGCAACTTGTAACCTACTTTCTCACAAGTAGGTTAGAATAGGTGTCTTTACAAGGTTTAGACTCTAGAATAGTCGTTCCATCACATAAATTTGATAAAGTATATAGTAGAACCATCAGAATAATTACGACGACAGAGGCCATAAATTGTTTCATTAAATTGCAGCAAAGAATCGGCACAAAATCAATCTGAGAAAAGTAGCACTGTTCATGCAATTA
It contains:
- the LOC132188718 gene encoding stem 28 kDa glycoprotein-like, with protein sequence MLPLFFLATIVVACQGSDLDPTHQIHLLRPQSGSHGAPVPDVSCLSWRLGVETRNIIGWSTVPEECEGYVGHYMLGHQYRQDSKVVAQEALVYARSLSIAGDGKDVWIFDVDETSLSNLPYYAKHGFGAEPYDSTSFNQWVLKGKAPALPESLKLYKKLLSLKVKVVFITGRAEDQRNVTTTNLKHVGYDTWEKLILKGSSYTGNTSLVYKSAERKKLEKKGYTIIGNIGDQWSDLLGANAGNRTFKLPDPMYYIS
- the LOC132187599 gene encoding profilin-5, encoding MSWQTYVDEHLMCEIDGHHLSAAAIIGHDGSVWAQSSTFPQFKPEEIAAIIKDFDEPGSLAPTGLHLGGIKYMVIQGESGAVIRGKKGAGGITVKKTSQALIFGIYDEPLTPGQCNMIVERLGDYLIDQGL